Proteins encoded within one genomic window of Bacillus thuringiensis:
- a CDS encoding manganese efflux pump MntP family protein, with protein MTFEQLLPLIIMAFALGMDAFSVSLGMGMMTLKVRQILYIGMTIGIFHIIMPFIGMVLGRFLSEKYGDIAHFAGAILLIGLGFYIVYSSILENEETRTAPIGISLFVFAFGVSIDSFSVGLSLGIYGAQTIITILLFGFVSMLLAWIGLLIGRHAKDMLGTYGEIVGGIILVGFGLYILFPI; from the coding sequence ATGACGTTTGAACAGCTACTACCTTTAATAATTATGGCATTCGCCTTAGGAATGGATGCGTTCTCGGTGAGTCTTGGTATGGGGATGATGACCTTAAAGGTAAGACAAATCCTGTATATCGGTATGACGATAGGGATTTTTCATATTATCATGCCATTTATAGGGATGGTATTAGGTCGTTTTTTATCAGAGAAGTATGGAGATATTGCACATTTTGCAGGTGCTATTTTACTAATTGGACTAGGATTCTATATTGTATATTCCTCTATTTTGGAGAATGAAGAGACTAGAACGGCCCCTATTGGAATTAGCTTATTTGTCTTTGCATTTGGCGTTAGTATAGATAGTTTTTCAGTAGGACTTAGTCTTGGTATTTACGGAGCACAGACAATTATTACGATATTACTTTTTGGATTTGTTAGTATGTTATTAGCATGGATTGGTTTATTAATTGGTAGACATGCGAAAGATATGCTCGGTACATATGGTGAGATAGTAGGTGGTATCATTCTGGTTGGATTTGGATTATATATCCTTTTTCCTATATAA
- a CDS encoding PTS sugar transporter subunit IIA, with protein sequence MFKKLFGLGSKTNEETIVAPLTGAVKNIEEVPDPVFAGRMMGDGVAIDPTEGVVVSPVDGEIVQLFHTKHAIGIKAKNGTEILIHVGLETVKMEGEGFEAHVSEGQAVKAGDKLISFDLELIREKAKSTITPIVITNTDAAESIKTTVGVTATKGSTEVMKVTMK encoded by the coding sequence ATGTTTAAAAAATTATTCGGTCTTGGTTCAAAAACAAACGAAGAAACAATCGTAGCTCCATTAACTGGAGCAGTGAAAAATATTGAAGAAGTACCAGATCCAGTATTCGCAGGTCGTATGATGGGTGACGGTGTTGCAATCGATCCTACTGAAGGTGTAGTTGTATCTCCAGTTGATGGTGAAATCGTACAATTATTCCACACGAAACATGCTATCGGAATTAAAGCGAAAAACGGTACAGAAATTTTAATCCACGTTGGATTAGAAACTGTAAAAATGGAAGGCGAAGGTTTCGAAGCTCATGTTTCTGAAGGCCAAGCTGTAAAAGCTGGAGATAAATTAATCTCATTCGACTTAGAATTAATTCGTGAAAAAGCGAAAAGCACAATTACTCCAATCGTTATTACAAATACAGATGCAGCTGAGTCTATTAAGACAACTGTAGGCGTAACAGCTACAAAAGGTTCAACAGAAGTAATGAAAGTTACAATGAAATAA
- a CDS encoding low molecular weight protein arginine phosphatase codes for MKRLLFICTGNTCRSPMAEALLRHHGEGKFEVQSAGVFAYPGSDASVHAKEALAEKGIAINHAAQQVNEALLDWADMVVTMTENHRQIVLGHYPSVEKKVDTLYGVTEGISKDISDPFGGSLSTYKETLEEMEKLVQTLLKKHSEG; via the coding sequence ATGAAACGATTGTTATTTATTTGCACTGGAAATACATGCCGTAGCCCGATGGCTGAAGCGTTACTTCGTCATCATGGAGAAGGTAAGTTTGAAGTGCAATCTGCTGGTGTTTTCGCCTATCCTGGAAGTGATGCGTCGGTACATGCAAAGGAAGCTTTAGCTGAAAAAGGAATTGCAATCAATCATGCCGCGCAGCAAGTAAACGAAGCTTTGCTTGATTGGGCTGATATGGTAGTAACAATGACGGAAAATCATAGGCAAATTGTCCTTGGTCATTATCCGAGCGTTGAAAAGAAAGTGGATACATTATATGGAGTAACTGAGGGGATAAGTAAAGATATTTCAGATCCATTTGGCGGTTCACTTTCTACTTATAAAGAAACGTTAGAAGAGATGGAAAAACTTGTACAAACTTTACTGAAAAAACATTCAGAAGGTTGA
- a CDS encoding mechanosensitive ion channel protein, producing MKKVYFATKADVERLHSFFGQANKKDDKINELYAQFMILEEAEEIRAVIGYEQSEENALIRSCLFTPNVDKQTFLYFFEMFLQYMKEKNIRQLYLLTNHPQSITIFQFFDFVTIEKENVPEGIRQLEHFCKNIKEPNAIILNCQLFTKLSTD from the coding sequence ATGAAGAAGGTATATTTTGCGACGAAAGCAGATGTGGAAAGATTGCATTCTTTTTTCGGACAAGCTAATAAAAAAGATGATAAAATAAATGAGTTGTACGCGCAATTTATGATTTTGGAAGAGGCGGAAGAAATACGGGCTGTCATTGGATATGAACAAAGTGAAGAAAACGCACTTATTCGTTCTTGTTTATTCACACCTAATGTGGATAAACAGACTTTCTTATATTTTTTTGAAATGTTTTTGCAGTATATGAAAGAAAAAAATATTCGACAACTGTACTTACTAACAAATCATCCACAATCAATAACAATCTTTCAGTTTTTTGACTTTGTTACTATAGAGAAAGAAAACGTACCAGAGGGAATTCGACAGTTAGAACACTTTTGTAAAAATATAAAAGAGCCAAATGCAATAATACTAAATTGTCAGCTATTCACAAAGTTATCCACGGATTAA
- a CDS encoding L-threonylcarbamoyladenylate synthase produces the protein MHTNMWVVDNVVERKKYYPQLQEAAKLLRENEAIAFPTETVYGLGANAMNDEAIAKIFEAKGRPSDNPLIVHIGTKSQLDGIVKEIPPVAEKLMEHFWPGPLTIILPRKEGISEKVTAGLNTVGVRMPDHPVALALIEEANVPVAAPSANRSGRPSPTLASHVYEDLNEKIAGIVDGGATGVGVESTVIDCTSTIPTILRPGGITKEQLEAVIGTVSLDPALKDEKEKPKSPGMKYTHYAPKAPLSIVEGSREFIQHLVDEKKEEGFKVGVLTTEEYQHIYSADVILSCGVRSDLASVATKLYDVLRTFDASEVDVIFSESFPNEGIGNAIMNRLTKAAGHHIITE, from the coding sequence ATGCATACAAATATGTGGGTTGTGGATAATGTTGTGGAAAGAAAAAAATATTATCCACAGTTACAAGAAGCAGCAAAATTATTAAGGGAAAACGAGGCGATTGCCTTCCCTACAGAAACGGTATATGGACTAGGCGCAAACGCTATGAATGATGAAGCAATCGCGAAAATTTTTGAAGCGAAAGGAAGACCGAGTGATAATCCACTTATTGTTCACATCGGTACAAAATCGCAATTAGATGGGATTGTGAAGGAAATTCCGCCAGTTGCAGAGAAGTTAATGGAGCATTTTTGGCCAGGTCCGTTAACAATTATTTTACCTAGAAAAGAAGGAATTTCAGAGAAGGTGACGGCAGGACTTAATACAGTTGGAGTAAGAATGCCTGATCATCCAGTAGCGCTTGCTCTCATTGAAGAGGCAAATGTACCTGTTGCAGCACCGAGTGCAAATCGTTCTGGGCGTCCAAGTCCGACGCTAGCGTCTCATGTATATGAAGATTTAAATGAGAAAATCGCAGGTATTGTAGATGGTGGTGCAACCGGAGTAGGTGTTGAATCAACTGTAATTGATTGTACGAGCACTATTCCGACGATATTACGCCCAGGCGGGATTACGAAGGAACAATTGGAAGCGGTGATTGGTACGGTTTCTTTAGATCCGGCTTTAAAGGATGAGAAAGAAAAACCGAAATCACCTGGAATGAAATATACACATTATGCACCGAAAGCGCCACTTAGTATTGTTGAAGGATCACGTGAGTTTATTCAGCACCTTGTGGATGAGAAGAAGGAAGAAGGATTCAAGGTGGGCGTATTAACGACAGAAGAGTATCAGCATATATATAGCGCGGATGTTATATTATCTTGTGGTGTTCGAAGTGATTTAGCTAGCGTTGCGACTAAATTATATGATGTACTTAGAACGTTTGATGCAAGTGAAGTGGATGTTATTTTTAGCGAATCATTCCCGAATGAAGGAATAGGAAATGCAATTATGAATCGCTTAACAAAAGCGGCAGGACATCATATTATTACTGAATGA
- a CDS encoding DUF3935 domain-containing protein, which yields MTRLKQVFGIIISFFVFWFSMLGVQMFAEFLDIESLKFVAGKTEAARAFYSPYPFLIVFLITLLSLYFFVIKLGKPKKEKMPTLEEKKEELQ from the coding sequence ATGACGAGATTGAAGCAAGTTTTTGGTATTATTATTAGTTTTTTTGTTTTTTGGTTTAGTATGCTCGGTGTACAGATGTTTGCTGAGTTTTTAGATATTGAGTCATTGAAGTTTGTTGCGGGAAAAACGGAGGCAGCGCGTGCTTTTTATTCTCCGTACCCGTTTTTAATTGTTTTTCTGATTACGCTGCTTTCCCTATACTTCTTCGTAATTAAGCTAGGGAAACCGAAAAAAGAGAAAATGCCTACTTTAGAAGAGAAGAAGGAAGAATTACAATAA
- a CDS encoding flavin reductase family protein, which produces MLSINPNEQSEKENYKLLTGSIIPRPVAFVTSVTKDGILNGAPYSYFNIVAANPPLISVSVQRKAGERKDTSRNAIEKGEFVVHISDESYVAAINETAANLPPNESEIELAKLTPIKSDVISVPGVKEANIRMECVLERAIPLGGTEDSPACDLLIGRVVRFHVAEHLYENGRIHAEGLKPVSRLAGHNYAKLGEQFELVRPV; this is translated from the coding sequence ATGTTATCCATTAATCCAAATGAACAATCGGAAAAAGAGAATTACAAATTATTAACAGGAAGTATCATTCCACGCCCTGTCGCATTCGTTACTTCTGTAACAAAAGACGGCATATTAAACGGCGCACCATATAGTTATTTCAATATTGTCGCTGCTAATCCACCACTTATCTCAGTTTCTGTACAACGAAAAGCTGGAGAAAGAAAGGACACTTCCCGAAACGCAATTGAAAAAGGGGAATTTGTCGTACATATCTCTGATGAATCATATGTAGCGGCAATTAACGAAACAGCAGCTAATCTCCCGCCAAATGAAAGTGAAATTGAACTGGCAAAACTAACACCAATTAAAAGTGATGTCATCTCCGTTCCAGGTGTAAAAGAAGCAAATATTCGAATGGAATGCGTACTAGAACGTGCAATTCCTCTTGGCGGAACAGAAGACTCACCAGCTTGCGATCTACTAATCGGACGCGTCGTTCGTTTCCACGTCGCAGAACACCTATACGAAAATGGACGCATTCATGCAGAAGGACTAAAACCAGTAAGCCGCCTAGCAGGACACAACTACGCAAAACTAGGAGAACAATTTGAATTGGTTAGGCCAGTTTAA
- a CDS encoding DoxX family protein codes for MMDFGLLIIRLIIGITFMGHGAQKLFGWFGGYGLKGTGGWMESIGLRPGVFMAFMAGATELLGGFLFASGIFTAIGSLFIVGTMLMAIFTVHGKNGYWVTQNGYEYNLMLIAVAIGVALIGPGAYVLL; via the coding sequence ATGATGGATTTCGGTCTTCTTATTATTCGTCTTATTATAGGTATTACATTCATGGGTCATGGTGCTCAAAAATTATTTGGTTGGTTCGGCGGTTACGGTTTAAAAGGAACAGGTGGCTGGATGGAATCAATCGGTTTACGCCCTGGTGTATTCATGGCATTTATGGCTGGCGCAACTGAATTATTAGGTGGTTTCTTATTCGCATCAGGTATTTTCACTGCAATTGGTTCATTATTTATCGTTGGAACAATGTTAATGGCAATCTTCACTGTTCACGGAAAAAATGGTTACTGGGTAACCCAAAACGGATATGAATACAACTTAATGTTAATCGCCGTTGCTATCGGGGTAGCTTTAATCGGACCTGGTGCATACGTTTTATTATAA